The Clostridium sporogenes genome contains a region encoding:
- a CDS encoding small, acid-soluble spore protein, alpha/beta type: MTKNLVPEVKEALNRFKIESSKDMEIDSINFNKTKNLSNKIELNSDKSFNPYKF; this comes from the coding sequence ATGACAAAAAATTTAGTGCCAGAAGTAAAGGAAGCTTTAAATAGATTTAAAATAGAAAGTTCAAAAGATATGGAAATAGATTCTATAAATTTTAATAAGACTAAAAATCTTTCTAATAAAATAGAGCTTAATTCAGATAAATCTTTTAATCCATATAAATTTTAA
- a CDS encoding ATP-binding protein has translation MEPIGSVFLEDKNTIKSIMDSIPYSCYIVNDKYELLYVNSIALKLSKELKRKSSSKLRPGEEKTLMDCLDEYEINFIDGEPVTEKNFPVFIALKEQKEIKEIPLIFTKNNYEKVCFSLTVIPINLEGTKKGALVNLMDITQEHTYKETIEKDKEEILNISEQIKNKSEIIDILRKKELDYIKYLNNVINNISEGILVFDKYSKLILWNKAIEQIGEMKIKKILDIKEIINEYDIYILDDHKNMKYKIKKINPDYNSSVKDLLLKLVKKDTNKIKYIEYNSNPIIDENNEIVYTISSVKNVTDLIESQIISEERAEFIKYVVDCIELPLAVLDYPDLTYKLVNERYEELVEKLYTKKIKGNLLGNTVEEVFRKEEFKEQLQVLQKMKEGTIKEYTFSPKKFVLQSGEERFFKVKYIYHESKNKKRVHIHGSDVTEEFKSNLELENVNKLKDEFFTIISHELRTPLTIIYSSLQLAYEIYSKDINSNIDKILKRINQNTARLLKLINNILDISKAEAGFLTLNNEYFDVVWETENIVNSITNYANSKNINLIFDTTKEEEKVWIDKDKYERILLNLLSNAVKFTPENKSIYVTLKLYKNNFKLIVKDEGVGIPKEKTDCIFNRFAQVNSSLSRNAEGTGIGLSLVKKIVDLMDGEIKVNSTLEKGTIFTVKINKNIDKCYEKIEKTVIHNDISKKIHIEFSDIN, from the coding sequence ATGGAACCAATAGGAAGTGTTTTTTTGGAAGATAAAAATACAATAAAAAGTATAATGGATAGCATTCCTTATTCATGTTATATTGTAAACGATAAATATGAATTGCTTTATGTAAATAGCATAGCTCTAAAGTTGAGCAAAGAACTAAAAAGAAAATCTAGTTCTAAGCTACGGCCTGGAGAAGAAAAAACATTGATGGATTGTTTAGATGAATACGAAATAAATTTTATTGATGGTGAACCTGTTACAGAAAAAAACTTTCCTGTTTTTATAGCTCTTAAAGAACAAAAGGAGATAAAAGAAATTCCATTAATATTTACAAAAAACAATTATGAAAAGGTATGTTTTAGTTTAACTGTAATACCTATAAATTTAGAAGGGACCAAGAAGGGAGCTTTAGTAAATTTAATGGATATTACTCAAGAGCATACATATAAAGAAACCATAGAAAAAGATAAGGAAGAAATTTTAAATATTTCAGAACAAATAAAAAATAAGAGTGAAATTATAGACATATTAAGAAAAAAAGAATTAGATTACATAAAATATCTTAATAATGTAATTAATAATATATCTGAAGGAATATTGGTTTTTGATAAGTATTCAAAATTAATTTTATGGAATAAAGCTATTGAACAAATAGGTGAAATGAAAATTAAAAAAATATTAGACATTAAAGAAATAATTAATGAGTATGATATATACATACTAGATGATCATAAAAATATGAAATATAAAATTAAAAAAATAAATCCAGATTATAATAGTAGTGTAAAGGACTTATTACTGAAACTGGTAAAAAAAGATACTAATAAAATTAAATATATAGAGTATAATAGTAATCCTATTATAGATGAAAATAATGAGATAGTATATACTATCTCAAGTGTAAAGAATGTTACAGATTTAATAGAAAGTCAAATAATATCTGAAGAAAGAGCAGAATTTATAAAATATGTAGTAGATTGTATAGAACTACCATTAGCAGTATTAGATTATCCTGATTTAACATATAAATTAGTTAACGAAAGATATGAGGAATTAGTAGAAAAATTATATACTAAAAAAATAAAGGGTAATTTGCTTGGAAATACAGTAGAAGAGGTTTTTAGAAAAGAAGAATTTAAAGAACAGTTACAAGTATTACAGAAAATGAAAGAGGGAACTATTAAAGAGTATACATTTTCTCCTAAAAAATTTGTTTTGCAGTCAGGGGAAGAAAGATTTTTTAAAGTAAAATATATTTATCATGAAAGTAAAAATAAAAAAAGAGTTCATATACATGGTTCTGATGTAACGGAAGAATTTAAAAGCAATTTGGAATTAGAAAATGTAAATAAACTTAAAGATGAGTTTTTCACTATAATATCTCATGAATTAAGAACTCCGTTGACCATAATATATTCTTCATTGCAATTAGCTTATGAGATTTATTCGAAGGATATAAATTCAAATATTGATAAGATTTTAAAAAGAATAAATCAAAATACAGCTAGACTTTTAAAACTTATAAATAATATACTAGATATATCAAAAGCAGAAGCAGGGTTTTTAACTTTAAATAATGAATATTTTGATGTAGTATGGGAAACCGAAAATATAGTTAATTCAATAACAAATTACGCTAATTCTAAAAATATAAATTTAATATTTGATACTACAAAAGAAGAAGAAAAGGTTTGGATTGATAAAGATAAATATGAAAGAATATTATTAAATTTATTATCTAATGCTGTAAAATTTACACCAGAAAACAAATCTATATATGTCACTCTTAAATTATATAAAAATAATTTTAAATTAATAGTAAAGGATGAAGGGGTAGGAATACCTAAAGAAAAAACAGATTGTATTTTTAACAGATTTGCTCAAGTGAATAGTTCATTATCAAGAAATGCAGAAGGGACAGGTATAGGACTTTCACTAGTTAAGAAAATTGTGGATCTTATGGATGGAGAGATAAAAGTAAATAGTACTCTAGAAAAGGGAACTATATTTACTGTTAAAATAAATAAAAATATAGATAAGTGTTATGAAAAGATAGAGAAAACGGTTATACACAATGATATCTCTAAAAAAATACATATAGAGTTTTCAGATATAAACTAG
- the recJ gene encoding single-stranded-DNA-specific exonuclease RecJ: MKKKWMLRRSKFNIRDIAHKSRISETLCTILVNREIYNLEDIESFLNPSLEKLYNPLLMKDMDKGTEIIKRAIIDKKKIAIYGDYDADGVTSTVILYTTLKECEANVTYYIPDRETEGYGMCTDRVEKLKEEGVEVIITCDNGIAALEQVERAKELGMTVVITDHHELPFIENENGEREYIVPKADAIINPKQKDCYYPFKMLCGAGIAFKFSKLLYEKLNMNPNKYKDLLEFAAIGTICDVVDLKDENRIIAKLGLKKINNTNNLGLRELIKETSLNGKNITSYNVGFIIGPCINATGRLDTAALSVELFLTKDIKRAEELAKELRNLNAERQEITMEGVEEITYTIENSSLKNDKVLVIYKEDIHESIAGIVSGRIKDAYNRPTIILTKGKEMPKGSGRSIDGYNLFEELMKCKKYIYKFGGHPMAAGLTIEEKNIDKLREELNKNCNLKDEDFIPKIRIDRRLYLKEVNLELIDSLQCLEPFGKGNSSPILAEKNIKIEGIRILGKDQNTLKLTCRVEDTNRRIDAIAFGKVDEFKIDLENIYGDENVENIITNPLMAGLKLDLIYYPMINEYNGNVYTQLRIIDYRING, translated from the coding sequence TTGAAGAAAAAGTGGATGTTAAGAAGAAGTAAATTTAATATAAGAGATATAGCCCATAAGTCGCGTATAAGTGAAACTTTATGTACGATATTAGTTAATAGAGAAATATATAATTTAGAAGATATAGAGAGTTTTTTGAATCCTTCTTTAGAAAAACTATATAATCCTTTATTAATGAAAGATATGGACAAAGGTACAGAAATAATAAAAAGGGCAATAATAGATAAAAAGAAAATAGCCATTTATGGAGATTATGATGCAGATGGGGTTACCAGTACTGTAATATTATACACTACTTTAAAGGAATGTGAAGCTAATGTGACTTATTACATACCAGATAGAGAAACAGAAGGATACGGCATGTGTACAGACAGAGTTGAAAAGTTAAAAGAGGAAGGTGTAGAGGTTATAATTACCTGTGATAATGGTATAGCTGCATTAGAGCAAGTGGAACGGGCAAAAGAGTTAGGTATGACAGTGGTAATTACAGATCATCATGAATTACCTTTTATAGAAAATGAAAATGGAGAAAGGGAATATATAGTACCAAAAGCAGATGCTATCATAAATCCAAAACAAAAGGATTGTTATTATCCATTTAAAATGCTTTGTGGAGCAGGTATAGCTTTTAAATTTTCAAAACTTTTATATGAAAAACTAAATATGAATCCTAATAAATATAAAGATTTATTGGAATTTGCAGCCATAGGAACCATATGTGATGTAGTAGATTTGAAGGATGAAAATAGAATAATAGCTAAATTGGGATTAAAAAAAATAAATAATACAAATAACCTAGGGCTAAGAGAACTTATAAAAGAGACTTCATTAAATGGAAAAAATATAACTTCTTATAATGTAGGATTTATAATAGGGCCTTGTATAAATGCTACAGGAAGATTAGATACAGCAGCTCTTTCCGTGGAGTTATTTTTGACCAAAGATATAAAAAGAGCAGAGGAACTAGCAAAAGAGTTGAGAAACTTAAATGCCGAGAGACAAGAAATAACTATGGAAGGTGTAGAGGAAATAACATATACTATAGAAAATTCATCATTAAAAAATGATAAAGTATTAGTTATTTATAAGGAAGATATACATGAAAGCATAGCAGGTATAGTATCAGGAAGAATAAAGGATGCATATAATCGGCCAACAATAATTTTAACTAAAGGAAAAGAAATGCCTAAAGGATCCGGAAGATCTATAGATGGATATAATCTTTTTGAAGAACTTATGAAATGCAAAAAATACATATATAAATTTGGGGGCCATCCAATGGCTGCAGGCCTTACTATAGAAGAGAAAAACATAGATAAACTAAGAGAAGAATTAAACAAAAATTGCAATTTAAAAGATGAAGATTTTATACCCAAAATAAGAATAGATAGAAGACTATATTTAAAAGAAGTAAACTTAGAGTTAATAGATAGCTTACAGTGTTTAGAACCCTTTGGTAAAGGAAATAGTTCACCAATACTAGCAGAAAAAAATATAAAGATAGAAGGAATAAGAATATTAGGCAAAGATCAAAATACATTAAAATTAACTTGTAGAGTAGAAGATACAAATAGAAGAATAGATGCAATAGCCTTTGGAAAAGTGGATGAATTTAAAATAGATTTAGAAAATATATATGGAGATGAAAATGTGGAAAATATTATAACTAACCCACTTATGGCAGGTTTAAAATTAGATTTAATATACTATCCAATGATTAATGAATACAACGGAAATGTATACACCCAATTAAGAATAATAGACTACAGAATAAATGGATAA
- a CDS encoding TIM barrel protein, protein MDRLLFGISGLPIGDGTTKFNYKSGITYLKNIGLDAMELPFVRSVNVTDKNKEGILEEKNNNNFYLSAHGSYFINLNADEIEKQEKSLERIIKGAEGLKKVQGKSLIFHPGFYLKDSKEETFKTILENLKKLPDLGVDYRLETTGKGTQFGSLEENVALCKEVATCKLCIDFSHIHARSNGGLRTYKDFYNILSYVEKNLGRSALDDMHIHLSGIHYSEKGERNHLPFEESDFNYIACLKAFKDFNINGCIICESPILEKDALLLKNSYYEL, encoded by the coding sequence ATGGACAGATTACTTTTTGGAATATCCGGCCTACCCATAGGTGATGGAACTACTAAATTTAATTATAAATCTGGTATAACATATTTAAAAAATATAGGCTTAGATGCCATGGAATTACCTTTTGTAAGATCCGTTAATGTTACAGATAAAAACAAAGAAGGCATATTAGAGGAAAAAAATAATAATAATTTTTATTTATCTGCCCATGGTTCCTATTTTATAAATCTAAACGCAGATGAAATAGAAAAGCAAGAAAAATCTTTGGAAAGAATAATAAAAGGTGCTGAGGGCCTAAAAAAAGTTCAGGGGAAAAGTTTAATATTTCATCCTGGATTTTATCTTAAGGACTCCAAAGAAGAAACTTTTAAAACTATTTTAGAAAATTTAAAAAAATTACCGGATTTAGGAGTAGATTATAGATTAGAAACTACTGGAAAAGGAACTCAATTTGGTTCTTTAGAAGAAAATGTAGCTCTATGTAAAGAAGTTGCCACTTGCAAATTATGTATAGACTTTTCTCATATACATGCTAGGTCTAATGGTGGTTTAAGAACCTATAAGGATTTTTATAATATATTAAGTTATGTAGAAAAAAATTTAGGAAGATCTGCTTTAGATGATATGCATATCCATCTTTCTGGAATACATTATAGTGAAAAAGGTGAAAGAAACCATCTTCCTTTTGAAGAAAGCGACTTTAACTATATTGCTTGCCTTAAAGCTTTTAAAGATTTTAATATCAATGGTTGTATAATATGTGAAAGTCCAATACTTGAAAAAGATGCTCTTCTTCTTAAAAATTCTTATTACGAACTTTAA
- a CDS encoding thioredoxin-like domain-containing protein, with protein MSNLYEKYKNARVHAPNFPMTIEWLGTKRTNLDKLKNRVILLDFWTFCCINCIHVIDDLKYLEDKYKNKLQVIGVHSPKFKYEKNSKAILNAMKKYGINHPVVNDKNKSIWDSYTVNAWPTFVLIDPEGYAFAMVSGEGNRELLDQIIGDTIEYFDNINWSEENIILENKCEKEEYIYPSKISINENGLIAFSEKGKNRIVILDQNLEKIKTIGSSEYGLKDGDFREAQFKAPEGLRFIKNKIYVADTENHFIRECDLEKEMVKTIAGNGQKEYSPMAKGDALNVSLNSPWDLEILEDCIYIAMAGNHQIWKYNMKDKSIESHIGTGGENIRDGSFDKCLLAQTSALCYDGKKRLYFVDSETSSIRYADLEEHKVHTLIGKGLFYFGNKVGSFENTMLQHPLDLKYKDNILYIADTYNNRIIKADILNKKVEVIKKGLNEPNGIAIYEDNIYICNTNDGKIEKISIK; from the coding sequence ATGAGTAATTTGTATGAAAAGTATAAAAATGCTAGAGTTCATGCCCCTAATTTCCCAATGACCATAGAGTGGCTAGGTACCAAGAGGACAAATTTGGATAAACTAAAAAATAGAGTTATACTTTTAGATTTTTGGACTTTTTGCTGTATAAATTGCATACATGTAATAGATGATCTAAAATATTTAGAAGATAAATATAAGAATAAGTTACAGGTTATAGGAGTACATTCTCCTAAATTTAAATATGAAAAGAACAGCAAAGCTATATTAAATGCTATGAAAAAATACGGAATAAATCATCCAGTCGTAAATGATAAAAATAAAAGTATATGGGATAGCTATACTGTAAATGCATGGCCAACATTTGTATTAATAGATCCAGAGGGTTATGCTTTTGCTATGGTATCAGGAGAAGGTAATAGAGAACTATTGGACCAAATAATAGGTGACACAATAGAATACTTTGATAATATAAATTGGTCAGAGGAAAATATAATTTTAGAAAACAAATGTGAAAAAGAAGAATATATATATCCATCCAAAATATCTATAAATGAAAATGGATTAATAGCCTTTTCAGAAAAAGGCAAAAATAGAATAGTAATATTAGATCAAAACTTAGAAAAAATAAAAACAATAGGTAGTAGTGAATATGGATTAAAAGATGGAGATTTTAGAGAAGCTCAATTTAAAGCTCCAGAAGGGCTAAGATTTATAAAAAATAAGATCTATGTTGCAGATACTGAAAACCATTTCATAAGGGAATGTGATTTAGAAAAGGAAATGGTCAAAACTATAGCAGGGAATGGACAAAAGGAATATAGTCCTATGGCAAAGGGAGATGCTTTAAATGTAAGTTTAAATTCTCCTTGGGATTTAGAGATATTAGAAGACTGTATATATATAGCTATGGCAGGAAATCATCAAATCTGGAAATACAATATGAAAGATAAAAGTATAGAAAGTCATATAGGTACAGGGGGAGAAAATATAAGAGATGGAAGTTTTGATAAATGCTTATTAGCACAGACATCAGCTTTATGTTATGATGGAAAAAAAAGACTATACTTTGTAGATTCAGAAACCAGTTCTATAAGATATGCAGATTTAGAAGAACATAAAGTTCATACACTTATAGGGAAAGGATTGTTTTATTTTGGAAACAAAGTAGGAAGTTTTGAAAATACCATGCTTCAACATCCTTTGGATTTAAAATATAAAGATAATATATTATATATAGCGGACACCTATAACAATAGAATAATAAAAGCAGACATTTTAAATAAAAAAGTAGAAGTAATAAAAAAAGGATTGAACGAGCCAAATGGAATAGCTATATATGAGGATAATATATATATATGTAATACAAACGATGGCAAAATCGAAAAAATAAGCATAAAATAA
- the uvsE gene encoding UV DNA damage repair endonuclease UvsE: MRIGYACIPITIDAKNSRSFMLKNFSYEKFYEICKLNLQDLYSILNYNISKDIYMFRISSDIIPFASHPINNIKWWNLFKEEFYKCGNFIKENNIRVSMHPGQYTVLNSPSEVVVKKSIQDIEYHTKFLDSLEVDYSNKIVLHLGGVYNNKLEAMKRFKNNFKYLSNSAKKRLVLENDERNYDIKDILSICNSIYVPAVFDNLHHRIKMNKNFDELEEIKEILNQVSCTWMKEDGNIKIHYSNQNPYKKPGAHSQFIFLDDFLKYYDLLKEFDADSMLEVKDKEISAIKCINSLKEIHKKSFLYDEWAKYKYSVMEKNYTLYRECSKLVNSNIENKTIKFYNFIDKSLLNDFDKKNYKNTLLHVYGYVKDKVTEKEKANFYSIYKDFEKDSNIELCKKIKKLLHRLCKKYNVDYILNSYYFIY, encoded by the coding sequence ATGAGAATAGGTTACGCTTGTATTCCAATAACTATAGATGCTAAAAATTCTAGAAGCTTTATGCTTAAAAATTTTTCTTATGAAAAATTTTATGAAATCTGTAAATTAAATTTACAGGATCTTTATTCTATATTAAATTATAATATCTCTAAAGATATTTACATGTTTAGAATAAGTTCTGATATCATTCCCTTTGCTAGTCATCCCATTAACAATATAAAGTGGTGGAACTTATTTAAAGAAGAGTTTTATAAATGCGGTAATTTTATAAAGGAAAATAATATAAGGGTATCTATGCATCCTGGTCAATACACTGTACTAAATTCTCCCTCAGAGGTAGTAGTAAAAAAAAGTATCCAAGATATAGAATATCACACTAAATTTTTAGATTCTTTAGAGGTGGATTATTCAAATAAAATAGTTCTTCATTTAGGTGGAGTTTATAATAATAAGTTAGAAGCTATGAAACGCTTCAAAAACAATTTTAAATATCTTTCAAATTCAGCAAAAAAAAGATTAGTATTGGAAAATGATGAAAGAAATTATGATATAAAAGATATACTCTCTATATGTAATAGTATATACGTTCCTGCTGTTTTTGATAATCTTCATCATAGAATAAAGATGAATAAAAATTTTGATGAATTAGAAGAAATAAAAGAAATACTAAACCAAGTTAGCTGCACTTGGATGAAAGAAGACGGCAATATTAAAATTCATTATTCTAATCAAAATCCTTACAAAAAACCTGGTGCTCACTCTCAATTTATATTTTTAGATGACTTCTTAAAATACTACGATCTTTTAAAAGAGTTTGATGCGGATAGTATGCTGGAGGTTAAAGACAAAGAAATATCTGCTATAAAATGCATAAATTCATTAAAAGAGATTCATAAAAAAAGTTTTCTTTATGATGAATGGGCTAAATATAAATATTCTGTTATGGAAAAAAACTACACTCTTTATAGAGAGTGCAGTAAATTAGTTAATTCTAATATAGAGAATAAAACTATAAAATTTTATAACTTTATAGATAAAAGCTTACTTAATGATTTTGATAAAAAAAATTACAAAAATACCCTTCTCCATGTTTATGGCTATGTAAAAGATAAGGTTACTGAAAAAGAAAAAGCTAACTTTTATTCTATATATAAAGACTTTGAAAAAGATTCTAACATAGAATTATGTAAAAAAATCAAAAAACTTTTACATAGATTATGCAAAAAATATAATGTAGACTACATTCTTAATTCCTATTATTTTATTTACTAA
- a CDS encoding M16 family metallopeptidase, translated as MEKVKLENGIRVFYERTLSNISSISIGFNAGALEEKDEFPFGTAHAVEHMVSKGTFNRTEKEINILADSIFGFENAMTNYPYTVYYGSFLKEDLEKALDFYSDILLNPKFEEKAFQEEKSIILEELKEWREDTYQFCEDQMLKNSFRERRIKELIIGNEKSIKNITLKHLKNFYNAYYTPENCVITIVTPMDKEETIKSVKKFFKNFNKPYRKIEKVRYENRKENIYTNYKEGMEGAKIIYSYDIHSLNKEEIITLKIFNEIFAEGTSSILFHNIRTKNALAYDLGSNFKNERGIKLFDFYMGTSKEKVSKAINIMDKILEEIIDNEEYFTKKNIRRALKSIKLKKAIRHEMSIRLALDITTSELMYEDSLNINDPIEDLYLIKEENIKKVLKKILKNKVIQILQ; from the coding sequence ATGGAAAAAGTTAAATTAGAAAATGGAATAAGAGTATTTTATGAAAGAACTTTAAGTAATATAAGCTCTATATCTATAGGTTTTAATGCGGGGGCTTTAGAAGAAAAAGATGAGTTTCCTTTTGGTACAGCTCATGCTGTAGAGCATATGGTGTCTAAGGGAACCTTTAATAGAACAGAGAAAGAAATAAATATTTTAGCGGATAGTATTTTTGGATTTGAAAATGCCATGACTAATTATCCTTATACAGTGTATTATGGAAGTTTTTTAAAGGAAGATTTAGAAAAAGCCTTAGATTTTTATAGTGATATATTATTAAATCCAAAGTTTGAAGAAAAAGCTTTTCAGGAAGAGAAATCTATTATATTAGAGGAATTAAAAGAATGGAGAGAAGATACTTATCAATTTTGTGAGGATCAAATGCTAAAAAATTCTTTTAGAGAAAGAAGAATAAAAGAATTGATTATAGGAAATGAGAAAAGTATTAAAAATATTACTTTAAAGCATCTAAAAAATTTTTATAATGCCTACTATACCCCTGAAAATTGTGTAATTACCATAGTAACACCAATGGATAAAGAGGAAACTATAAAAAGTGTAAAGAAATTTTTTAAAAACTTTAATAAACCTTACAGAAAAATAGAAAAAGTAAGATATGAAAATAGAAAAGAAAATATTTATACTAATTATAAAGAGGGTATGGAAGGAGCTAAAATAATATATAGCTATGATATTCATAGTCTAAATAAAGAAGAAATAATAACCCTTAAAATATTTAATGAGATATTTGCAGAAGGAACAAGTAGCATTTTGTTTCATAATATTAGGACTAAAAATGCCTTAGCCTATGATTTAGGGAGCAATTTTAAAAATGAAAGAGGTATAAAGTTATTTGATTTTTATATGGGTACATCCAAAGAAAAAGTAAGTAAAGCTATTAATATAATGGACAAAATTTTAGAAGAAATAATAGATAACGAAGAATATTTTACAAAAAAAAATATACGTAGAGCCTTAAAAAGTATAAAACTTAAAAAAGCTATACGTCATGAAATGTCTATAAGATTAGCTTTAGATATTACCACTTCTGAACTTATGTATGAGGATAGTTTAAATATAAATGATCCTATAGAAGATTTATATTTAATAAAAGAAGAAAATATAAAAAAAGTATTGAAAAAGATCTTAAAAAATAAAGTTATACAGATATTACAATAA
- a CDS encoding GtrA family protein, protein MIKNNSFIEFIKYASIGALNVLIDFLVLNLLWSFTGMYSGNINYLFKLISFSIYSINGYFLNKKFTFKTKDSSYIQYASVIGIAAILNGIILSNLSSYNLLNVSQVLWSNISELIASMGTGILSFLINKFFIFKRD, encoded by the coding sequence ATGATTAAAAATAACAGTTTTATAGAATTCATAAAATATGCCTCCATAGGAGCTTTGAATGTACTTATAGATTTTTTAGTATTAAATTTATTATGGTCTTTTACTGGTATGTATAGTGGAAATATTAATTATTTATTTAAGCTTATTTCTTTTTCAATTTACTCTATAAACGGATATTTTTTAAATAAAAAATTTACATTTAAAACAAAGGATAGCTCCTATATTCAATATGCCTCTGTAATTGGAATAGCTGCCATACTAAATGGTATAATATTATCTAATCTATCTTCTTACAATTTATTAAATGTATCTCAAGTTCTTTGGTCCAATATATCTGAGCTTATAGCCTCAATGGGTACAGGTATTTTGTCCTTTTTAATAAATAAATTTTTTATATTCAAAAGAGACTAA
- a CDS encoding DJ-1 family glyoxalase III yields MTKVLIFIAEGFEEIEALTVVDVLRRANIQCDMCSINSNKEIKGAHNILVNVDKTLKEIKSNEYRALVIPGGMPGAINLKDNNKVIDLIKEFNKSEKLIAAICAGPIVLSKANIIKGKEVTSYPGFEEDLKEGIYKEDLVVQDGNIITSRGPSAAIYFAFKILENLKKDSVKEIKEDMLLHLI; encoded by the coding sequence ATGACAAAGGTTTTAATATTTATAGCAGAGGGCTTTGAAGAAATTGAAGCTCTAACTGTAGTAGATGTATTAAGAAGAGCTAATATTCAATGTGATATGTGCAGTATTAATTCTAATAAAGAAATAAAAGGTGCTCATAATATTTTGGTTAACGTAGATAAAACTTTAAAAGAAATCAAAAGTAATGAATATAGAGCTTTGGTTATTCCTGGGGGTATGCCTGGCGCTATTAATTTAAAAGATAATAATAAAGTAATAGATTTAATAAAAGAATTTAATAAATCCGAAAAATTAATAGCTGCCATATGCGCAGGTCCAATAGTTTTAAGCAAAGCAAACATAATAAAAGGCAAAGAAGTTACTTCCTATCCTGGTTTTGAAGAGGATTTAAAAGAAGGTATTTACAAGGAAGACTTAGTTGTTCAAGATGGAAATATAATAACTAGTAGAGGACCTTCTGCAGCAATATATTTTGCCTTTAAAATATTAGAAAATTTAAAGAAAGATTCTGTAAAAGAAATAAAAGAAGATATGCTTTTACACCTTATTTAA
- a CDS encoding glycerol-3-phosphate responsive antiterminator, with the protein MNLTEVFIENPVIAAVRDEKDLEKALESKANIVFVLFGNIINIKSNCHKLKEKEKKIFVHVDMIDGLKGDSAGIEYLKECVELDGIISTKTSNIKHATQVGLYAIQRIFIIDSLSLKTGIKNILEHRPTAVEVMPGIASKIINKLETKVKNIPIIAGGLIKEKKDVIESLSAGAVAISTTSWDLWDL; encoded by the coding sequence ATGAATTTAACAGAAGTCTTCATTGAAAATCCTGTAATAGCAGCAGTAAGAGATGAAAAAGATCTAGAAAAAGCATTGGAAAGTAAGGCTAATATAGTATTTGTACTTTTTGGAAACATTATAAATATAAAAAGTAATTGTCATAAACTAAAAGAAAAAGAAAAGAAAATTTTCGTTCATGTGGATATGATAGATGGATTAAAAGGAGACTCAGCTGGGATAGAGTATTTAAAGGAATGTGTAGAATTAGATGGAATAATAAGCACAAAAACTTCTAATATAAAACATGCTACACAAGTAGGATTATATGCAATACAAAGGATTTTTATAATAGACTCATTATCCTTAAAAACAGGAATAAAAAATATATTAGAACATAGACCTACAGCGGTAGAAGTTATGCCCGGAATTGCTAGTAAAATAATAAATAAATTAGAGACTAAAGTAAAAAATATTCCTATAATAGCAGGAGGATTAATAAAAGAAAAAAAGGACGTAATAGAATCTTTATCTGCAGGAGCAGTAGCTATATCTACCACCTCTTGGGATCTTTGGGATCTTTAA